One genomic window of Psychrobacillus sp. INOP01 includes the following:
- a CDS encoding YgcG family protein: MKKSARAISLALLLTLLFPLITLAESDYPAAIPGELYVQDFYDVLSEEQEQEIEVLGQNLEKATGSQIVVMTVESLEGQDVATYAVDVMRGYGIGDEEKDNGVLFILEMDPNKVGNRDVYIGVGYGLEGALPDGKVGRILDEYTYPFLEQGDAPGAILSTYQLLYNQVATEYGWDGELATPQEPSPLAGSTGGGFSLPMIIVGIVVIYLIMQMMSGGGGGTGSGRRRNSTRMFGPGGFGGGFGGGGRSSGGGFGGFGGGSSGGGGAGRKW; encoded by the coding sequence ATGAAGAAAAGTGCACGTGCCATTTCACTTGCGCTTCTACTTACTCTATTATTCCCATTGATAACGCTTGCTGAATCTGATTACCCAGCTGCAATACCAGGAGAACTATATGTTCAGGATTTCTATGATGTTTTATCAGAAGAACAGGAGCAGGAAATTGAAGTACTTGGACAAAATTTAGAGAAGGCTACTGGTTCCCAAATTGTTGTAATGACAGTCGAGTCTTTAGAAGGACAGGATGTTGCGACATATGCGGTAGACGTAATGCGTGGATATGGTATTGGTGATGAAGAGAAAGATAATGGAGTACTATTTATACTGGAAATGGATCCTAATAAAGTCGGTAACCGCGACGTTTATATTGGTGTGGGCTACGGTTTAGAGGGTGCTTTACCGGATGGAAAAGTTGGGAGAATATTAGATGAGTATACATACCCTTTTTTAGAGCAAGGTGATGCGCCGGGTGCTATACTTTCTACTTATCAGCTTTTATATAACCAGGTTGCTACAGAGTATGGGTGGGACGGTGAGTTGGCAACTCCACAGGAGCCTTCTCCCCTTGCAGGATCTACAGGTGGTGGATTCTCTCTTCCAATGATTATTGTCGGCATAGTTGTTATTTATTTAATTATGCAGATGATGTCTGGAGGCGGTGGTGGTACCGGTTCAGGTAGAAGACGTAATAGCACTAGAATGTTCGGTCCAGGAGGCTTCGGTGGAGGTTTCGGCGGAGGCGGTAGAAGTTCGGGTGGTGGTTTTGGAGGTTTTGGCGGCGGTAGCTCCGGCGGTGGCGGAGCAGGTCGTAAGTGGTAA
- a CDS encoding LemA family protein, whose amino-acid sequence MRKLLVPIIIVIVIIAVIAGIFMASYNGFVDKEENVNNAYAQVENQLQRRMDLIPNLVNTVKGFAAHEEEVLGNIADARSKLAGAGTPEEQSAANDELSGALSRLLVVVENYPDLKADANFRQLMDELAGTENRLSVARQDYNTVVSDYNKKVKRMPGSIVASMFGFDEKEYFQSAEGAEEAPVVDFEGDGE is encoded by the coding sequence TTGAGAAAATTACTAGTGCCAATTATTATTGTCATTGTAATTATTGCAGTTATTGCTGGGATATTTATGGCAAGTTATAACGGATTTGTAGACAAAGAAGAAAACGTGAATAATGCGTATGCACAAGTAGAGAACCAGCTGCAACGAAGAATGGATTTAATACCGAACTTAGTTAATACAGTTAAAGGTTTTGCGGCACATGAAGAAGAGGTGCTTGGGAATATCGCAGATGCCAGAAGTAAATTGGCGGGAGCTGGGACACCCGAAGAACAATCTGCGGCGAATGATGAATTATCAGGAGCTTTGAGTCGACTATTAGTAGTTGTGGAGAATTATCCAGATCTTAAGGCAGATGCAAACTTTAGACAATTAATGGATGAGCTTGCTGGGACAGAAAATAGACTTTCTGTAGCAAGACAAGATTATAATACAGTTGTTTCGGATTACAATAAAAAAGTTAAACGTATGCCAGGGAGTATAGTAGCTTCTATGTTTGGCTTTGATGAGAAGGAATATTTCCAATCAGCCGAGGGAGCAGAAGAAGCACCAGTAGTCGATTTTGAAGGAGATGGAGAGTGA
- a CDS encoding sugar-binding transcriptional regulator — MDSLLQAQLKLMPEMSILLQKRYRILQTIQLSPGYGRRVIGDLLRLSERETRKELDFLRNQGFIEISRDGASITSSGNDLLIELKEVVREWSGRLQLEQSLASYLNIKEVIIVPGNVDTNTNTALLQSQEAAKYLESILSDESIIAVTGGTTIASISNHVHQTDKWKRLLFIAARGGVGKDVRLQANTIASLFANKMNGSYRTLYMPDSLSEEAYSTMKNEPFIKEMMDLYERTNIIIHGIGDALEMARRRNSSLEEIQRLKEIGAVSEAFGYYFNNQGEAVHRIRTIGVQLKQLGNMGHLLAVAGGTKKANALLSYFKQAPAQTVLVTDEGAAQEMLKIIEHNN, encoded by the coding sequence ATGGATTCGTTACTACAGGCTCAGTTAAAGCTAATGCCTGAGATGAGCATCTTGTTACAAAAAAGATATAGAATACTTCAAACAATTCAATTGTCTCCAGGGTACGGTCGAAGAGTGATCGGTGATCTTCTAAGACTGTCAGAAAGAGAAACTAGAAAAGAATTAGACTTTTTACGCAATCAAGGATTTATCGAAATATCGAGAGATGGAGCAAGTATAACTTCTAGTGGAAATGATTTATTGATAGAGCTAAAAGAAGTTGTACGAGAATGGTCTGGTAGATTGCAACTCGAACAATCACTTGCAAGTTATTTAAATATAAAAGAAGTGATAATTGTTCCGGGAAATGTAGATACTAATACGAATACTGCATTGCTTCAGTCACAAGAAGCAGCAAAATATTTGGAAAGTATTTTATCAGATGAGTCCATTATTGCTGTTACTGGCGGAACAACGATTGCTTCCATTTCGAATCATGTTCATCAAACCGACAAGTGGAAACGACTATTATTTATAGCTGCAAGAGGCGGAGTTGGTAAGGATGTTCGGCTTCAAGCCAATACAATAGCCTCTCTATTTGCAAATAAAATGAATGGTTCTTATCGAACGTTATACATGCCGGATAGCCTGAGTGAGGAAGCTTACTCTACGATGAAAAATGAACCATTTATAAAAGAAATGATGGATTTATACGAACGAACTAATATCATCATTCATGGTATTGGGGACGCACTTGAGATGGCTCGCCGAAGAAATTCTAGTTTGGAAGAAATTCAACGCTTGAAAGAAATCGGTGCAGTTAGTGAAGCCTTTGGGTATTACTTTAATAACCAAGGGGAAGCAGTCCACAGAATTCGCACGATTGGAGTTCAACTAAAACAATTGGGAAATATGGGGCATCTTCTAGCAGTAGCTGGAGGCACTAAAAAAGCAAATGCTCTATTATCATATTTTAAACAAGCACCAGCTCAAACGGTGTTAGTTACCGATGAAGGTGCAGCACAAGAAATGCTGAAAATAATTGAACATAACAACTAG
- the pgk gene encoding phosphoglycerate kinase has product MKVKQTMSDVALQGKRVFCRVDFNVPMEDGAITDDTRIRAALPTINYLIEQGAKVILASHMGRPKGEVKEDLRLTKVGEHLAKLLDKPVKKLEESIGEAVENTVSAMKDGDIVLLENVRFHVGEEKNDAELAKSFAKLADVYVNDAFGAAHRAHATTEGIAKLLPAVSGLLMQKELDVLGKALAEPERPFTAIIGGAKVKDKIGVIDHLLDKVDNILIGGGLSYTFTKAQGHEIGTSLLEEDKMELARGFIEKAKEKGVSFYLPVDVVVADEFSKDANTKVVDIDQIPSDWMGLDIGPKTRELYSNVIKNSKLIIWNGPMGVFEMDAFAEGTKAVANAMAETAGYTIIGGGDSAAAVEKFNVGEKMDHISTGGGASLEFMEGKDLPGVSALNDK; this is encoded by the coding sequence ATGAAGGTAAAACAAACAATGAGCGATGTAGCTTTACAAGGAAAACGTGTATTTTGTCGTGTAGACTTCAACGTGCCAATGGAGGATGGAGCAATCACGGATGATACAAGAATTCGTGCTGCACTACCAACGATCAATTATTTAATCGAACAAGGTGCGAAAGTGATTCTAGCAAGCCATATGGGACGACCTAAAGGTGAAGTGAAGGAAGATTTACGTTTGACTAAGGTTGGAGAGCATTTAGCAAAACTTTTGGATAAGCCGGTAAAAAAATTAGAGGAATCTATCGGAGAGGCTGTAGAGAATACAGTTTCAGCTATGAAAGACGGAGACATCGTATTATTAGAAAACGTTCGGTTCCATGTAGGTGAGGAAAAGAATGATGCGGAGCTAGCAAAGTCCTTTGCAAAGCTTGCTGATGTCTATGTTAATGATGCATTTGGTGCTGCGCATCGTGCACATGCGACAACAGAAGGTATCGCAAAATTACTTCCAGCCGTTTCAGGGCTATTAATGCAAAAAGAGTTAGATGTATTAGGAAAAGCATTAGCGGAGCCTGAGCGTCCATTTACTGCCATTATCGGTGGAGCAAAAGTAAAAGATAAAATCGGTGTAATCGATCATTTATTGGACAAGGTAGACAACATTTTAATAGGTGGTGGCTTGTCGTATACATTTACGAAGGCACAAGGCCATGAAATTGGTACTTCCCTACTGGAAGAAGATAAAATGGAACTTGCAAGAGGCTTCATCGAAAAAGCGAAAGAAAAAGGTGTTTCTTTCTATTTGCCAGTTGATGTAGTAGTGGCAGATGAATTTTCGAAGGATGCTAACACAAAAGTTGTAGATATCGATCAAATTCCCTCTGATTGGATGGGATTAGATATTGGTCCAAAAACAAGAGAGCTATACTCGAATGTTATTAAAAATAGTAAGCTAATTATTTGGAATGGACCTATGGGAGTATTCGAAATGGATGCATTTGCAGAAGGTACAAAAGCTGTAGCGAATGCAATGGCTGAAACAGCTGGTTATACGATTATCGGAGGCGGCGACTCTGCAGCGGCAGTAGAAAAGTTCAATGTTGGCGAGAAGATGGATCATATTTCGACTGGCGGAGGAGCTTCCTTAGAGTTTATGGAAGGCAAGGATTTACCAGGAGTTTCTGCTTTAAACGATAAGTAA
- a CDS encoding RNA polymerase sigma factor, with amino-acid sequence MEMEQLYKEHSDRVYSYIYFLVRQKECTEDLTQETFYKAYKGLDTFNKQASTATWLLKIARNLTYDYFRRKRVIQFFTFDKEHDLETNALSPESRYEQKEQLARMYDSLSKLKKDYQEVLLLRKIQECSIQETSYILGWTEAKVKMKMTRALEALKKEFHQEGGHTDGAIKRIR; translated from the coding sequence ATGGAAATGGAACAGCTATACAAAGAACATAGCGATAGAGTTTATAGCTATATATACTTTCTTGTCCGACAAAAAGAATGTACCGAGGATCTTACACAAGAAACATTTTATAAAGCATATAAGGGGCTAGACACCTTTAACAAGCAAGCTTCAACTGCCACTTGGCTATTAAAAATAGCACGTAATTTGACCTATGACTATTTTCGAAGGAAAAGGGTAATACAATTTTTCACCTTTGATAAAGAACATGATTTAGAAACAAACGCACTATCACCAGAGAGTCGATATGAACAAAAGGAACAGCTTGCTAGAATGTACGACTCCCTAAGTAAACTAAAAAAAGATTATCAAGAAGTACTGCTCCTACGCAAGATACAAGAATGTTCGATTCAAGAAACATCCTATATATTGGGCTGGACAGAAGCAAAAGTAAAGATGAAAATGACGCGAGCGCTAGAGGCACTTAAAAAGGAATTTCATCAGGAAGGAGGTCATACAGATGGAGCCATCAAACGAATTCGATAA
- a CDS encoding glutaredoxin family protein produces MIVHFYTRPGCHLCDDARLMLKLVREDVEFDIKEVNIEEDDALHEKYMLMIPVIVLEDKIIQYGQVDYATILEALL; encoded by the coding sequence ATGATTGTCCATTTTTATACAAGACCAGGCTGTCATTTATGTGATGATGCGAGGCTTATGTTGAAGCTTGTAAGAGAAGATGTTGAATTTGATATCAAAGAAGTGAATATTGAAGAAGATGATGCACTACATGAAAAATATATGCTGATGATTCCTGTCATCGTATTGGAAGATAAAATTATTCAATATGGGCAAGTAGATTACGCAACTATTTTAGAAGCATTACTTTGA
- the gap gene encoding type I glyceraldehyde-3-phosphate dehydrogenase — protein sequence MTVKLAINGFGRIGRKVFREALEQTELEVVAINDLTDAAMLAHLLKYDSVHGILDADVTSEGDYLVVNGKNIRVFAEKDPSALPWKEQEIDIVIECTGIFSTTEKASKHIEAGAKKVILSQPAKDDMPTFVMGVNADQYNPETDHVISNASCTTNCLSPLAKVLQDQFGIKRGMMTTIHSYTNDQRILDLPHSDYRRARAAGESMIPTTTGAASAVAKVLPELKGKLDGMAIRVPTPNVSLVDFVAELDKEVTAEEINKALKQASENELKGILAFNELPLVSIDYNGNTASSTIDGLSTMVLGDNMVKVLSWYDNESGYSARCIDLALLMAKKGL from the coding sequence ATGACAGTAAAATTAGCGATTAATGGTTTTGGACGTATTGGACGTAAAGTATTCAGAGAAGCTTTAGAACAAACAGAGCTAGAAGTAGTAGCGATCAATGATTTAACGGATGCTGCAATGCTTGCACATCTGTTGAAATATGATTCTGTACATGGAATTTTAGATGCAGACGTTACTTCTGAAGGAGATTACCTTGTAGTAAACGGCAAAAACATTCGCGTGTTCGCTGAAAAAGACCCTTCTGCACTTCCATGGAAAGAGCAAGAAATTGATATCGTAATTGAGTGTACTGGAATTTTCAGCACAACTGAAAAAGCTAGCAAGCATATTGAAGCTGGAGCTAAAAAAGTAATTTTATCTCAGCCTGCTAAAGACGATATGCCTACGTTTGTTATGGGTGTAAATGCTGATCAATACAATCCAGAAACAGATCATGTTATATCAAATGCATCTTGTACAACAAACTGTTTATCACCACTTGCAAAAGTGTTGCAAGATCAATTTGGTATTAAACGTGGAATGATGACAACTATCCACTCATACACAAACGACCAACGTATTTTAGACTTACCGCATAGCGATTACCGTCGTGCTCGTGCAGCAGGAGAATCTATGATTCCAACAACAACAGGTGCAGCATCAGCTGTTGCAAAAGTACTTCCTGAACTAAAAGGGAAGTTGGATGGAATGGCAATCCGCGTACCAACACCGAATGTCTCTTTAGTAGACTTTGTAGCAGAGCTTGATAAAGAAGTAACAGCAGAAGAAATAAACAAAGCGCTAAAACAAGCTTCTGAGAATGAATTAAAAGGAATTCTTGCTTTCAATGAACTTCCATTAGTATCCATTGACTATAATGGAAATACTGCATCTTCTACAATTGATGGACTTTCAACAATGGTACTTGGAGACAATATGGTGAAAGTATTATCTTGGTATGACAATGAATCAGGATATTCAGCACGCTGTATCGACCTAGCACTACTTATGGCTAAAAAAGGACTATAA